A region of the Paenibacillus sp. J23TS9 genome:
CCTGTTATTTTCATGACCGCTGCGAGCACTGCATGGATATTTGCAGAACAAAACAGCCCAAGCTGAGTGAAGTTGCCGCGCAACAAAAGGCTGCTTGCTGGCTGTATGAGGAGGCGGTCGTGCATGTCTGATGCATTGCTTGAAGTCAACCATCTTAAGAAGTACTTTCCGATCCAGAAAGGATTGCTGAACCGGACTGTAGGTCATGTGAAGGCAGTCGATGATATTAGTATATCGATTCAAAAGGGTGAAACGTTTGGCCTTGTCGGTGAATCTGGCAGCGGCAAGAGTACAGTGGGCAAGACCATTATTCGACTGACGGAAAAGACAGAGGGAGAGGTCAAGTTCAAAGGCGTCGATTTGTACAGCCTATCTCCTCAAGAGCTTCGCAAGATTCGCCCAAGCATGCAGCTGATTTTTCAGGATCCTTATAGCTCGCTTAATCCAAGGGTTCGGGTAGGCGATGCGATAGGTGAAGCGCTGCTGGATCATGGGCTCGTGCCCAAAGCAGAGGTCCGGGACCGTGTGCTCGAGGTGCTTCAATCATGCGGTCTGTCATCCTATCACATTAACCGGTTTCCGCATGAATTTTCGGGAGGACAGCGTCAGCGGATTGGCATTGCGCGCGCTCTCGTGTTGAATCCGGATCTAATCATTGCCGATGAACCCGTATCCGCTCTGGACGTATCGATTCAAGCTCAGATTATCAACCTGTTCCGCAAGCTGCAGGAGACACGTGGTCTAACGTACTTGTTTATCTCTCATGATCTGAGCGTGGTTGAGCATCTATGCTCCCGGATTGGGGTTATGTATCTGGGATCGATGATGGAGACAGCATCCCGGGATGAGCTCTTCAGAAACCCGCTTCATCCCTATACCAAGGCTTTACTATCGGCAGTTCCCATTCCTATTCCAAAGCTTAAACGTGAACGGATCGTCCTGAAAGGGGATATTCCAAACCCTGCGGATCCGCCAGCCGGATGCAAATTCCATACACGCTGTCCATTTGCTGTAGGACGCTGCAAGGAAGAAGTACCTGTATTCCGCGACGCGGGCGGAGGGCACTTTGTAGCTTGTCATTTGGTATGACGTACCGAGATATCATTATCAAAGGCATAGTCCGAAATGGACTATGCCTTTGATATGTTCACGTTACGCTTCTTGTATATGTATAATTTTCACTTGATGCCATGTCTGACTCCAATTTTTCTTCATTACACGTCTTTCGTAAATTTCCGCATGATCTTTGGATTGTACATAGTAGGGAGTGGATCTTACCGTCATATCGATCACATCCTGAATTCCATGTGGAGCTGTCAGAATTAATTGGTTATGTTCACCTAAAGTTAGTCCAAGTGAGGTCACTGTCTCAGGAAAGTTCGCAATAGCATCCACCGAGGAGGTGAAAGGAGGCATATTGTTGATGAGATGCATTCGGGCTTCGTTTTTCACAGACCAGGGGACATGAGGGTTGATCGAGAACAGCTTCTTCTCCAGTTCTTTTTCAACAGCTTCATCGCAGCAGTTTGGGTCAAAATAGACGACATCAACGTCCGGCAGTGGAGTCCGATCTGAAAATTCATGCAGAACATCCCAAATTTTCGAACGAACAAATCCCGCACATACCCACCAATCCGGAAGCTGCAACGTTTTGGCAGTATATAGAATATCCATCATCCATGTATCTTCTTGGACGAGTTGAATGATGTCCCGCTCATTTTTTATGATCAAAACGATCCCTCCTAGAACGAATATGACTATTATAAATCAATAGCTGGAGACAGTGAAAAATAAATCTATCGAAATTCATAAAAAATTCTTTTAAAAAGTCGTAACTTGTCTGCTTCTAAAACGTTATATGAGGTGTATTCCAATATTACCCATATAAGGACAGGTGAGAGAATGAAGAAATCTAATTTTCGCAAACTTCTATCCATGACCGTTGCTGTCTCCGCGCTCAGCATGCTGCTGGCTACCGGGGCAGGAGCCGAATCGTACGCCGCCGACAATACTTCTACTTCTTCTGCAGTGATTGAGCCGGGTGCTCTCACACCACCTCCACCAACAGAGTTTAGTCCTCTCAGCATTAGCGGAAACTACCAATATTTGGCCGCGGGTAATGCAACGATTAGCGCGATCGGTAACGGGCAGCTTCGGATTAATGCAGACACGGCAGCAAAATCTAGCGTGGATACCATTAAAGCCTATGTATCTCTGCAACGTTATACAGGTACAAGTTGGGTTGATGTATCCAATACGACTTTCTCAAAAAACAACACCGATTTTGTAGTTGGGGATGCGCTCTTTACTGGCGTTAAAGCCTTCTATTATCGTGTTGCCTGCACGCATTCGATTAACAAGGGTGGACTCTACGAGCAAAGCATCGAATATTCGGACTTTGTTTTAGCTTACTAATTTAGAAATAAAGAAGCGGCGAACTTTTCAGTTCGCCGCTTCTTTATTTCGTACTAAGGGATTTGCATCAATGATTTATACACTTCGACCAACTCATTTTTCTGAAGATTGCTGGAAAACTGAATGATCAGCGATTGATGGGCTCCGAGTAATTGATTATATACACCCGGGCTATAATATAATTCATCATTACCTAACTTTAATTTTTCTGTGTCTATGGGAACCGTTGAAATGGTTGATTGATAGGTTTTTAATTTCATGATGTGTATCCAAAGTACATGCTGCTCTTTATCGGTGTATTTTAATGAAATCCTGTCATATTTGCTTCCATCTTCTGTTGGAAAGGAAAGGGTGTAATTTTCAAAACTATATTCTTCAGGCATCTGATTTATTTCAGGCAGTACGAATGATAGTTTGGATTTTAATTCCTCTCTGTTAGGAGGTTCACTTACACTGTTTCTAACTTCCGATGACTCCAAACGGGCAAAATTGTCATTCTCGCCTTCCGGACTGAAATATTTTTCCGGTAATTCCGTTTTGGGAGTAACTAGATTTGAAGGAACTTCACCATTTCTGATAATGATATTCATCATGCCGTTACCCAAATCGACGACAGATTTCATGATAGGGGAGATAGCTGTAGTTACGCCAGGAGGACTGAATAATATAGCTCCCGCGATAAATGAAGCAGCAACAATGCCGCTGAGCTGCATACGACGTCTACGTTTGCGCTTTTGGTTAATCTGTTCAATTTCAGCCTGAACCTTTTTCCAGGATGCTTTCTTGCTTTCGTCGGACGTTAACGAGGATGAAGAAACCGCTCGGTCGAAAGCGACCTCAAACCATTCTTCATATTTTTCGCTTTTCATCCTTAATCCCCCACTCTTTAAACAGCATTTTTTTGATACTTTCACGGGCTCTGAAAAGACGCTGTTTAACGACGTCTTCGCTCAGATCCAACATATTAGAGATTTCTTTGTAGGTGAGGCCTTGTTTCCACCTGTATTCGATCAGTACGCTGTATTCAGGCTTCAATTGCTGAAGGTATTCCATGATAGACTCTTCAATTAGCATGGTTTCTACTGTGTTTTCTACCGATATCGGAGACTTGGAAATTTCCTCTTTATACATAAAAACACCTTCAACATCCAATTGGTTACGGTAGTTTTTATTTTTTCGCAAATAATTAATGGTTGTATTTTTGGTAACTACTTTAAGCCATGCTCGCAATTTGCCCTCGTTCTCAAAAATGGGCTTGTTTCTAATAACTTTAATAAAAGATTCCTGTATAATATCCTCGGTAGCCGCGTGATCTTTAACGATATAGAGAATCATGCCATAAGCAAAATCATAATATTCATAATATATTTCTTCCTGCAAATCCTGACTGACATCGCTGAAATCCGCCGTCGCAAGAAGTCTGATCATATTGGACATGGTAATCCCCTTCCCGATAACCCCGTTCTTTTGGTTATTCGCTTATATTCTATTTTACAATATTTATGGCAACTTAGCCTAATATTTGGTATTGAAATTTTAGGAGAACAAAAGCATGAAAATGAGATAAGTAAAGCAATGCCGAGATAACGTTTCAAATATATGCCTTTTGCTCGGCAAAAAGTCATTTTTTCGGAATATTCCGCACACTATGCCTGAAATACGCCAATCCCCATTTTACTTACATCCCGTTCGGGATTACGATTCCACAAAGAACCAGAAACAGGGGAGACATGCACCATGGAAGGATATAAAAGAAAAACGCCGGAGCAAATTTTGGAGGATATTCGAAGGCTTCAACGCGGCAATCTGAAAATTATCATCGGGGCCGTCAGCGGCAGCGGCAAAACCTATCACATGCTGCGTGAAGGCCAGATTTTACAAAACCAAGGCATAGATGTTGTCATCTGCGCGGTCTCAACACTCAAACGTCCGGAAACGGTCAGGCAGCTTGCTGATCTGGAGCGGGTGCCCAGTATCCACTGGATGGATCAAGACAAAGAATCCAAGGATCTGAATTTGGAGGGGCTGCTGGTACGCAATCCCGAGGTTGTTCTTGTGGATGGACTAGCTCACCGGAATCGTAAGGAAGCCCTTTTTCCGAACCGGTTGAAGGATATAGAGTTTTTGCTTGAAAAAGGGATCAGTGTTATTACGACGCTTAATGTATATGAACTTGAGGGAGTTCATGAGCTGGCAAGAAAGTGGACGGGGATGGAAGCGAGAGAGACCGTTCCCCTGGATACATTGAGTCAGGCTGATGAGGTCCGGCTGATCGACGTTACGCCTGAGACGCTGATCGCAAGGCTCCAGGAAGGGCATCTGGAGCAGAGCATGGATAGGGAACTCTTCACACGCAAGGCTTTGGCCGTGCTTCGGGAAATGTCACTGCGGCTCGTAGCTGAGGATGTCAATTCGACCCTGGAAAAGCACCGGGATGAGCAAGGACTGCCTGGGCCTTCCGGTGCCTCGGAACGGATTCTGGTCTCGGCGCAATATCACTGGAATGGTTCCATCTATATCAGGAGGGGGCAGCAAATCGCCAAGCGATTGAATGGAGATTTGCTGGTTGTAATTTTCATGCTTGATCAGAGCAAGCTCACGAAGGAAGCTTCAGCCTTCAAGCGTTCATTGCAGAAGATGGCTAAAAAGACGGGTGCTTTAATAGAGGAACTGCCCCTACGCTCAACCCGCCAGTTTGCTGAAGCTTTAATCCGTTATGCCGTGGATAAAAAAGTCACACGTATTGTGCTCGGTCATTCTAAAAAAAGCAGCTGGCAGGAATTTTGGCAGGGATCGGTAACCGATGGGATATTAAAACGGGCCAAAGGCATTGATATTTTCTGGGTCGCAGACCGCACGTCTCAGGGCGGGCCGAGAATTTTGCCCACACGCAGGCAGCAGCCGGAAGAGAATGATATGTACCATCGGCTCAACAAAGAAGAAATGGAGAAAAAGGTTGAACGAATGAAACGTGGACGCTTTAAAATTTATATCGGCGCGGCTCCCGGTGTCGGTAAGACTTATACAATGCTCCATGAGGGTAATGAAAGTCTCCGTAAAGGAGTAGATGTGGTCATTGGATGGTTGGAAACACATGGGCGTGCGGAGACGGCTGATCAGGTGGAGAGCCTTTATATGGTTCCTGCTCTACAGATTCCGTATAAAGGAACGGTTCTGAAAGAAATGGATGCTGTGGCCATTATTGCACGTAACCCGGAGCTGGTACTGGTGGATGAGCTTCCGCACAGCAATGTTCCCGGAAGTATTCACAAGAAAAGATATGAGGATATCGCGTTTCTATTGGAGCATGGAATATCAGTGATCACGACTGTGAATGTTCAGCATCTGGAAAGCCTGAATGATGCAGTGGAGCAAATCACGGGCATACGTGTACAGGAAACGGTACCTGATTATATTCTGTCCATGGCGGATGAAGTCGAATTGATTGACGTCACCCCCCAGTCGCTGCAGCAGCGGATGAGGGACGGGAAAATATACGCGGCAGACAAAGTCGAGCAAGCACTGAGCTCTTTTTTTAAAACCGGAAACCTGATTGCTTTACGAGAGTTAGCCCTTCGTGAAATTGCTGACGATGTGGATGAGAGGCTGGAAGCCTGGGAAAGGCGGTTTTCACTGCGGGGACCCTGGCGCAAAGAAGAGGCTATTTATGTATGCATCCTGCCCGGCTCCAATCATGAGCGTCTGATCCGGCGCGGGTTTCGTATTGCATACCGATTGAAAGCCACATGGTATGTGAATTATATTCAGACGGAAACTCTTTCGAAAGAAGATGAACAGTTAAAAATAGATGCTTGCCGCAAGCTCACCGAGAGCTTCGGCGGTTCCTTCGATACGATGTCCGTGGGAGCCTGGAAGGAAATTCCGGATTTCGTTATGGATAAGACAAACCAAGTGAAGGCGACACAAATTATTGTCGGTCAGGCGGTAAGCGGTCAATCGATGCGTCGCCGCAAAGTCATTCGCGAGCTGATCCGCCTGGCACGGGATATTGACGTTCTTCTGGTATCCAATCCGGAAAGCTTTAGCTGATCCAACCCTACCATCATTGCTAGTGCAAATGAGTAAACTTAAGTTTACTATATCGTTTTCGTAAACCTGCATAGCGTGGTATATTATTACAAGCAGTGTATTTACGATTTCGATACCCAAGAGGAGGCAATCATGGAGACACAAAATGCAGCATATGAAGGCGACTTTCATGGCGAACATGCCATCTGGCTGAAGCATGGACAATACGAAGCGGCGGTTCTGCCCGAACGGGGCGCAAACCTGATCTTATTCCGCGATCTTGAGAACGGTTTCCGGTATTTACGTGAACCGGAAGCAAACGAGATGGAGGATTTCATTGCAAATCCAGGTATCTATGGTATACCGGTTTTGTTTCCGCCCAATCGTTTTGATGGAGGAAAGTTTGCCTGGGAGGGTAAAGTCTATGAGCTTCCAGTCAATGAGACGGATCGCGGCAACCATCTGCATGGCTTCATGCATCAGCTGCCATGGGCTGTCGATTACATAAAGGGAGACGAATATGAAAGTGTGGTTGTTCTATCCCAGCGGGTGAGAGACGGCCATCTTTATAAACAGTACTTCCCGTTCGAGTTTACCATTTCGCTGCGTTATACCTTGAACGGAGAAGGTTTGCAGCAGCATGTTACCGTAACAAATGACGGGCAAGAGAGAATGCCGAATTTGCTGGCATTCCACACAGCGATTAATGCACCGTTTGTCCCTGGAAGCGCAGCATCGGACTATACGTTTAAAATGACGATCGGACAGCGCTGGGAAATGACTGAACGAATGCTTCCGACTGGACAATTCCAGACGCTTAGCGAAGAGGAAGAATTGATGAAGACGGAGGGTGTCAGCCCGTATTTTGCCTCCATGGATAACCATTACACGGCAGTCCCGCAAGATGGGCGCAATCGGATGGAGCTGACAGATCAACGCACGGGTGATGTACTTGTCTATGATGTTGGAACAGCATATAAATATTGGATGATCTGGAACAACGGAGCGGGCGGGAAATTCTTCTGTCCGGAACCACAAATTAATCTGGTGAATGCACCGAATATTTCAGACATACCAGCCGAGGAAATGGGGCTTCTTGGGCTAGAGCCTGGCGAGAGATGGGAAGAGACCAGTTCCTTCTACGCAATCAAGCGCACTAAATAAATTATACCTTCTCAATAACACAGAAGACGTAAGAAACCGCCTTTCCGGATAGGAAGGGCGGTTTTTGTTCTTACTCGCTTAATTGGAACCCGCAGCCACGGCAGAAATGGTCTGCCTGAGACGCTGGCTCGCCACAATTTGGGCAGAAGGCTGCTTTTTCGGTATGAGGGCTTTGCACGGCTGCAGGCTGTACAACGACAGTTTGAAACTGCTGGCCGCAGAAAGGACAGTAGGATGCGTCTGCCGGCAGCATTTTACCGCATCCGCATTCCTTGAGATTTTGTAGATGCTGAATTTTGCGGTTCAGATCTTCGATCTCTTGTTCCAGACCAAGTATGGCTTCACGGTACTTTGTAAACTCTTCATTCGGAATAAAGCTGGATTCCGTTTCAAGCGAACGATATACAATTCGCCCTATTTCCGTATAGTTTTTTTCAATATCCTTTTCTTTGGATGACACCTGGAATTTCAGTGACGTGGACTCCACGGTTTGCTGGGCTTTTTTGCCCGCGTCTGACACACCCTGTTTGAGCTTGTTTAAAAAGTTGGACATAACGGTGGTTCTCCTCCTTCACCCGTTCTGTATCCATCTTTTCTTTACGTACAAGAGAGAGGAACACGGGGGTCCTCCCGGCTTACCCGCTTATGGATACCTTTTGGTAGTTATAGTGTATGGCTCATCTTATGGCATTATAACCGAGTAACTGGAAGAGGGAAATACCTGTTTTTTTGATCCATTCAAGCGGGTGTTAAAGCTGTACATATGGAAAATATCCATGTGGAATGTTCATCTGAAAAAAGTTCAGGGGAGCAAATAATTAGTGACATATAAGTTGTCACCAATAGCCTGCTATAATAGGGATAAATTCATGAAAAAGGGGGTGCCGCGCTTGAAAAAGATGGACCGCTTAATGGCTATTATCATGGCCTTGCAGCATGGCAGCCAGACGGCAACCGTACTCTCGGAAAGGCTGGAGGTGTCCCGCCGCACGATTCTTCGTGATATCCAGACTCTGTCGGAGATTGGTGTGCCTCTCGGGGCGGCGAGCGGTCCAAACGGCGGTTATTCACTGATGGAAGGTTTTCAGCTTCCACCCCTTCAGCTAAGCTCCAGAGAAGCTTTATGCGTGTTGTTTGCGCTGCAGGGTTTAACTGGGTATACGGATACTCCGTTTAATGGAGAACGATGGACGGTAATGGACAAAATAAGGAGCATTCTTCCACAGGATACATCACTGAGCATTGCTCCGCTTCTGAACAGCATGGAAGTCGAGGTTCCGAAAAGGGTCTACAACATTCCCCATCTGGAATTGCTGCTTGAGATGACAGCAAAAGGGAAATGGATATCTGTTTTTTATCAGTCCTTGAATCATCGGAGAAATCTGCTGATCAAACCCCTTAAGATATTTGCTGCCCACGGATTCTGGTACTGTGATTGCAACTCTAATACACATGGCGAGAACAGGCGTCTTCGTGTTGACCGGATGAGTGACATCGCTGAAGTTGATGCTCCAGAGGATTATGCCGAACCCGTAAGACTTCAAAGCCAAGTAAAAACAGTACATATCCGAGCCGAGCTAACCTACAAAGGTATGCTTCAGGTGGAACGGGACGAGCATGTTGGAGAACACATTGAACATGTAGGCGATGAACGCTGGATTGCAGACTTTCATCTGCCGGAAAGCGAGTGGGAGTGGGCCGTACAGTTATTTTTCTCGTTAGGTCTCGACGCTAAAGTCATCATGCCTGAAAAGCTGCGGGCTGAAGTCCGTCACAGAGCTGAACAACTGAGGTATAGATACGAACAAGCCAGTACAGAGGAGAGTTAATGATATGAATGAAAATATTCATACTGAAGTGATGATAAATCATTATGAAGAGGCAGTGGAATACATCGAACAGGTTGGCATACTGCCGCTGGCCTCCCTAATCCCAGACTATCCTTCTCTTGAAAGCATCACTCCGAAAGACAGCTGGCACAGCGATACAGAGGACGATCCATGGAGTTGGCGTACGCGGTTTCCATTGGAAGGGAAGGCTGCCTATGGAAAATTCTTTAAGAAAAAAGCAGTATTTGTCTCTTCTGAATGGTTTCCTTGGGTGTACACCTGTCTGAGCATGGGAACGGACGCTGAAAAATGTTATAGGGATGGCCTGTTATCCAGAACAGCATGGCAGCTGTATCAGCTCATTGATACCGAGCAAGGAATCGATACACGTATGCTGCGGGAGCGTGCGCTGATGAAGGCGAAGGAGGACAAGAAGGCTTTTGATCAAGCGATCATTGAACTGCAGGAATCTCTGTTTATCGTCATATCCGGCGTGAAGGCCAAGGTGAATGAGATGGGTGAGGTGAATGGCTGGAGCAGCACTTCCTATGAGACTGCGGAGAATTGGATGCGGCAGAACGGAATCAAGAAGAATAACCGCACGAAGGAAGAAGCACGCGAAGAATTGCTCACCCGGTTAGGTGAGAGAAGCAGCGATAAGGCGCTCATGTCTTTCAAAAAAATATTCAATTCCTAGGAGGTTGTTCCCTTGAAACTATCGAGTGCTCAGTTCATGAAAGCACGTGACTTTATTTATGCCAATGGCAGGCTGCTGGACCGCAGACGGTTTGAATATCATTTTGAACAAGGCAGAGCGGCTTCCGTTGCAGACGCGCTTCGTCCCTATCAGAATGCCGATGGCGGCTTTGGTAACGCACTGGAACCGGATATGCGCACACCCGGAAGTCAGCCTATAGCCACGGAGTATGCCTTAATGACGATGGAAGAGATCGAATTCTTTGATCCGGATATGATGAAGGGCATCTTGAAGTATCTTGGAAGTTCATCGAGAGTGGAAGGCGGCTTTCCGCGAGCGGCTATGAGTGTGAACGAATACCCTCACGCTCCTTGGTGGAATACGGAGGAAGACGGGTCTGGATCACTTAATCCCACAGGAAGGATTCTGGGGATATTATCGAAGCATCAATTAATCTCAGATTTGGAGAAAGAAAAGTGGTTTGCGCAGAGTGTTGACTTTGTATGGCAAAGGATCCCGTTAGCAGATAAGACGGATTATCACGACCTGATCCAATGTATTTCATTTCTTGATTCAGCTCCAGATCAGCAAAGAGCAGCAGAGGAACTGAAAAGAGTGAATGAATGGCTCCAGCAGCCGGGGACTATCGAGCTGGATCCAGGGGCCGGAGGTTATGTACATAAGGTTCTGGAATGGGCTCCGACCCCGGGCAGCTACGCAAAGCAATGGATAACAGATGAGGATGTACAGCGTCATTTGGATTATCTGATCCAGCATCAACAGGAGGACGGAGGCTGGATGATGAGCTTTCCGGCACTGAGCACGGGTAACGAAGCCGAATGGCGCAGTCTGATTGCGGTAGATCGTTTGATTACATTAAAGGCATACGGCTGCCTCGAGTCACATTAAATCGATGGCATGACATTTCCGCCGCAAACCGGAATGTACGCACCCGTTATGTAGCTCGCCAGATCCGAAGCCAGGAAGAGGACCGTATTGGCAATTTCCTGATCGGTTCCACGGCGTTTAAGCGGAACATGCTGGGAATAGGATGCTTGATGCTCGCTATTATTTTCACGGTCTTTTTCGCTGATCGTCCATCCGGG
Encoded here:
- a CDS encoding aldose 1-epimerase, which produces METQNAAYEGDFHGEHAIWLKHGQYEAAVLPERGANLILFRDLENGFRYLREPEANEMEDFIANPGIYGIPVLFPPNRFDGGKFAWEGKVYELPVNETDRGNHLHGFMHQLPWAVDYIKGDEYESVVVLSQRVRDGHLYKQYFPFEFTISLRYTLNGEGLQQHVTVTNDGQERMPNLLAFHTAINAPFVPGSAASDYTFKMTIGQRWEMTERMLPTGQFQTLSEEEELMKTEGVSPYFASMDNHYTAVPQDGRNRMELTDQRTGDVLVYDVGTAYKYWMIWNNGAGGKFFCPEPQINLVNAPNISDIPAEEMGLLGLEPGERWEETSSFYAIKRTK
- a CDS encoding zinc ribbon domain-containing protein — its product is MSNFLNKLKQGVSDAGKKAQQTVESTSLKFQVSSKEKDIEKNYTEIGRIVYRSLETESSFIPNEEFTKYREAILGLEQEIEDLNRKIQHLQNLKECGCGKMLPADASYCPFCGQQFQTVVVQPAAVQSPHTEKAAFCPNCGEPASQADHFCRGCGFQLSE
- a CDS encoding nucleotidyltransferase family protein; translation: MIIKNERDIIQLVQEDTWMMDILYTAKTLQLPDWWVCAGFVRSKIWDVLHEFSDRTPLPDVDVVYFDPNCCDEAVEKELEKKLFSINPHVPWSVKNEARMHLINNMPPFTSSVDAIANFPETVTSLGLTLGEHNQLILTAPHGIQDVIDMTVRSTPYYVQSKDHAEIYERRVMKKNWSQTWHQVKIIHIQEA
- a CDS encoding histidine kinase, producing the protein MEGYKRKTPEQILEDIRRLQRGNLKIIIGAVSGSGKTYHMLREGQILQNQGIDVVICAVSTLKRPETVRQLADLERVPSIHWMDQDKESKDLNLEGLLVRNPEVVLVDGLAHRNRKEALFPNRLKDIEFLLEKGISVITTLNVYELEGVHELARKWTGMEARETVPLDTLSQADEVRLIDVTPETLIARLQEGHLEQSMDRELFTRKALAVLREMSLRLVAEDVNSTLEKHRDEQGLPGPSGASERILVSAQYHWNGSIYIRRGQQIAKRLNGDLLVVIFMLDQSKLTKEASAFKRSLQKMAKKTGALIEELPLRSTRQFAEALIRYAVDKKVTRIVLGHSKKSSWQEFWQGSVTDGILKRAKGIDIFWVADRTSQGGPRILPTRRQQPEENDMYHRLNKEEMEKKVERMKRGRFKIYIGAAPGVGKTYTMLHEGNESLRKGVDVVIGWLETHGRAETADQVESLYMVPALQIPYKGTVLKEMDAVAIIARNPELVLVDELPHSNVPGSIHKKRYEDIAFLLEHGISVITTVNVQHLESLNDAVEQITGIRVQETVPDYILSMADEVELIDVTPQSLQQRMRDGKIYAADKVEQALSSFFKTGNLIALRELALREIADDVDERLEAWERRFSLRGPWRKEEAIYVCILPGSNHERLIRRGFRIAYRLKATWYVNYIQTETLSKEDEQLKIDACRKLTESFGGSFDTMSVGAWKEIPDFVMDKTNQVKATQIIVGQAVSGQSMRRRKVIRELIRLARDIDVLLVSNPESFS
- a CDS encoding RNA polymerase sigma factor — protein: MSNMIRLLATADFSDVSQDLQEEIYYEYYDFAYGMILYIVKDHAATEDIIQESFIKVIRNKPIFENEGKLRAWLKVVTKNTTINYLRKNKNYRNQLDVEGVFMYKEEISKSPISVENTVETMLIEESIMEYLQQLKPEYSVLIEYRWKQGLTYKEISNMLDLSEDVVKQRLFRARESIKKMLFKEWGIKDEKRKI
- a CDS encoding YafY family protein encodes the protein MDRLMAIIMALQHGSQTATVLSERLEVSRRTILRDIQTLSEIGVPLGAASGPNGGYSLMEGFQLPPLQLSSREALCVLFALQGLTGYTDTPFNGERWTVMDKIRSILPQDTSLSIAPLLNSMEVEVPKRVYNIPHLELLLEMTAKGKWISVFYQSLNHRRNLLIKPLKIFAAHGFWYCDCNSNTHGENRRLRVDRMSDIAEVDAPEDYAEPVRLQSQVKTVHIRAELTYKGMLQVERDEHVGEHIEHVGDERWIADFHLPESEWEWAVQLFFSLGLDAKVIMPEKLRAEVRHRAEQLRYRYEQASTEES
- a CDS encoding ABC transporter ATP-binding protein; protein product: MSDALLEVNHLKKYFPIQKGLLNRTVGHVKAVDDISISIQKGETFGLVGESGSGKSTVGKTIIRLTEKTEGEVKFKGVDLYSLSPQELRKIRPSMQLIFQDPYSSLNPRVRVGDAIGEALLDHGLVPKAEVRDRVLEVLQSCGLSSYHINRFPHEFSGGQRQRIGIARALVLNPDLIIADEPVSALDVSIQAQIINLFRKLQETRGLTYLFISHDLSVVEHLCSRIGVMYLGSMMETASRDELFRNPLHPYTKALLSAVPIPIPKLKRERIVLKGDIPNPADPPAGCKFHTRCPFAVGRCKEEVPVFRDAGGGHFVACHLV